From a region of the Sinorhizobium sp. B11 genome:
- a CDS encoding phasin family protein, with translation MFNFDDANRKSKETVDSVLKSYSDTAKGFQAIASEAAEYSKKSFQDAVTHFETLSGVKSFEAAFELQTNYAKSSYEAFITEATRLGEMYADLAKNAYKPYETPMAAAAAKVSKASPVTPAAA, from the coding sequence ATGTTCAATTTCGACGATGCGAACCGGAAGAGCAAGGAAACCGTGGACTCGGTGCTCAAGAGCTATTCCGATACCGCCAAGGGTTTTCAGGCGATCGCCTCTGAGGCGGCCGAATATTCCAAGAAGTCCTTTCAGGATGCCGTCACCCATTTCGAGACGCTGTCGGGCGTAAAGAGCTTCGAGGCGGCCTTCGAATTGCAGACCAACTATGCGAAGTCTTCCTATGAGGCTTTCATCACTGAGGCGACCAGGCTCGGCGAAATGTATGCCGATCTCGCCAAAAATGCTTATAAGCCCTACGAGACGCCGATGGCTGCCGCTGCCGCCAAGGTCTCGAAAGCCTCTCCGGTAACCCCTGCCGCCGCATAA
- the clpS gene encoding ATP-dependent Clp protease adapter ClpS, which produces MIAKPIRMQNDSERNGDNGNRTSVITRTKPKTKKPNVYRVLLLNDDYTPMEFVIHILERFFQKDRESATRIMLHVHNHGVGECGIFTYEVAETKVSQVMDFARQHQHPLQCVMEKK; this is translated from the coding sequence ATGATCGCCAAACCGATCCGGATGCAGAACGACAGCGAAAGGAACGGGGACAACGGAAATCGAACCTCGGTCATCACGCGCACCAAGCCGAAGACCAAGAAGCCCAACGTTTATCGCGTACTGCTTTTGAATGACGACTACACCCCAATGGAATTCGTCATCCATATCCTGGAGCGTTTTTTTCAAAAGGATCGGGAAAGTGCCACCCGCATCATGTTGCATGTCCATAACCATGGCGTCGGCGAATGCGGAATATTCACATACGAGGTAGCGGAGACCAAGGTGAGCCAGGTGATGGACTTTGCCCGGCAGCATCAGCATCCGCTGCAATGCGTCATGGAAAAGAAGTGA
- the clpA gene encoding ATP-dependent Clp protease ATP-binding subunit ClpA, with protein sequence MPTFSPSLEKALHQALTFANERHHEYATLEHLLLALIDDADAAAVMGACNVDLDALRKTLLEYVDNELSNLVTGYDEDSKPTSGFQRVIQRAVIHVQSSGREEVTGANVLVAIFAERESHAAYFLQEQEMTRYDAVNYISHGIGKRPGASENRPPRGAEDESESKPTARGGNEEEGGPKKQQDALKAYCVNLNEKAKGGKIDPLIGRHAEVNRTIQILCRRSKNNPLYVGDPGVGKTAIAEGLAKRIVEGKVPEALADATIFSLDMGTLLAGTRYRGDFEERLKQVVKELEEYPGAVLFIDEIHTVIGAGATSGGAMDASNLLKPALSSGAIRCIGSTTYKEYRQFFEKDRALVRRFQKIDVNEPSIDDAIEIMKGLKPYFEEYHHLRYSNEAIKTAVELSARYISDRKLPDKAIDVIDETGAAQMLLPPSKRRKLITEKEIEATIATMARIPAKTVSKDDEAVLANLEQELRSVVYGQDTAIEALSTSIKLARAGLREPNKPIGAYVFSGPTGVGKTEVAKQLAASLGVEMLRFDMSEYMERHTVSRLLGAPPGYVGFDQGGLLTDGVDQHPHCVVLLDEIEKAHPDIYNILLQVMDHGTLTDHNGKKIDFRNVVLIMTTNAGASEMAKAAIGFGSSKRTGEDEEALTRLFTPEFRNRLDAIIPFAPLPTAVIHKVVQKFIMQLEAQLSERNVTFDLHEDAIAWLSEKGYDEKMGARPLARVIQDAIKKPLANEILFGKLKKGGVVNVTVGTKEDGKPGLILEAIPETAPIKPKPEAELVHPEAIDEDDGELKTKPVKKTKAKTVPQPEPEVRDAPKKGSTVPKVPRKK encoded by the coding sequence GTGCCAACATTTTCGCCTAGTCTTGAGAAGGCGCTCCATCAGGCACTGACCTTTGCCAACGAGCGGCATCATGAATATGCGACGCTCGAGCATCTGCTGCTCGCCCTGATCGACGATGCCGATGCGGCTGCGGTCATGGGTGCCTGCAATGTCGACCTCGACGCGCTCCGTAAAACGCTCCTGGAATATGTCGATAACGAACTCTCCAACCTGGTCACCGGTTATGACGAGGACTCCAAGCCGACCTCCGGCTTCCAGCGCGTCATTCAGCGTGCGGTGATCCATGTCCAGTCTTCGGGCCGCGAGGAAGTAACCGGCGCCAACGTGCTGGTTGCGATCTTCGCCGAGCGTGAAAGCCATGCTGCCTATTTCCTGCAGGAGCAGGAAATGACCCGCTACGATGCCGTCAACTACATCTCCCACGGCATTGGAAAGCGCCCCGGCGCATCCGAGAACCGGCCGCCGCGCGGCGCTGAGGATGAGTCTGAATCCAAGCCGACCGCACGCGGCGGCAATGAGGAAGAAGGCGGGCCGAAGAAGCAGCAGGACGCCCTGAAGGCTTACTGCGTGAACCTCAACGAGAAGGCCAAGGGTGGCAAGATCGACCCGCTGATCGGCCGTCACGCCGAGGTGAACCGGACCATCCAGATCCTGTGCCGCCGCTCCAAGAACAACCCGCTCTATGTCGGGGATCCCGGCGTCGGCAAGACTGCCATTGCTGAAGGCCTCGCCAAGCGTATCGTCGAAGGCAAGGTGCCGGAAGCACTGGCTGACGCAACCATCTTCTCGCTCGACATGGGCACGCTGCTTGCCGGCACACGGTATCGCGGCGACTTCGAAGAGCGCCTGAAGCAGGTCGTCAAGGAACTGGAAGAATATCCGGGCGCTGTGCTGTTCATCGACGAAATCCACACCGTCATTGGCGCGGGTGCAACGTCGGGCGGCGCCATGGATGCCTCGAACCTCTTGAAGCCGGCCCTGTCTTCTGGAGCGATCCGCTGCATCGGTTCGACCACCTACAAGGAATATCGCCAGTTCTTCGAAAAGGATCGGGCTCTGGTCCGTCGCTTCCAGAAGATCGACGTCAACGAGCCGTCGATCGATGATGCGATCGAGATCATGAAGGGTCTGAAGCCCTATTTCGAAGAATACCACCACCTGCGCTACTCGAACGAGGCGATCAAGACGGCTGTTGAACTGTCGGCCCGTTACATCTCGGACCGCAAGCTGCCGGATAAGGCGATCGACGTCATCGATGAGACCGGTGCGGCCCAGATGCTGCTGCCGCCGTCAAAGCGCCGCAAGCTGATCACCGAAAAGGAGATCGAAGCGACGATTGCGACGATGGCCCGCATCCCTGCGAAGACCGTCTCGAAGGACGACGAAGCCGTTCTTGCCAATCTCGAGCAGGAACTGCGCTCGGTGGTCTATGGTCAGGATACGGCGATCGAAGCCCTGTCCACCTCGATCAAGCTGGCACGTGCCGGCCTGCGCGAGCCGAACAAGCCGATCGGTGCTTACGTCTTCTCCGGCCCCACGGGCGTCGGCAAGACGGAAGTCGCCAAGCAGCTTGCCGCCTCGCTCGGCGTCGAGATGCTGCGCTTCGACATGTCGGAATATATGGAGCGGCATACGGTTTCCCGTCTGCTCGGTGCACCTCCCGGCTATGTCGGTTTTGATCAGGGCGGCCTTCTGACCGATGGCGTCGACCAGCATCCGCATTGCGTGGTCCTGCTCGACGAAATCGAAAAGGCCCATCCGGATATCTACAATATCCTCTTGCAGGTCATGGACCACGGCACGCTGACCGACCATAATGGCAAGAAGATCGACTTCCGCAACGTCGTTCTGATCATGACGACCAACGCGGGCGCTTCGGAAATGGCCAAGGCCGCCATCGGCTTCGGTTCGTCCAAGCGTACCGGCGAAGACGAAGAGGCGCTGACCCGCCTGTTCACGCCGGAATTCCGCAACCGTCTCGACGCGATCATCCCGTTCGCGCCGCTGCCGACGGCCGTCATTCACAAGGTCGTGCAGAAGTTCATCATGCAGCTGGAAGCTCAGCTCTCCGAACGCAACGTGACCTTCGACCTGCACGAGGATGCGATCGCCTGGCTGTCGGAAAAGGGTTACGACGAGAAGATGGGCGCCCGCCCACTTGCCCGCGTCATCCAGGATGCCATCAAGAAGCCGCTGGCGAACGAAATCCTCTTCGGCAAGCTGAAGAAGGGCGGCGTCGTCAATGTCACCGTCGGCACGAAGGAAGACGGCAAACCCGGCCTCATTCTGGAAGCCATTCCGGAAACGGCCCCCATCAAGCCGAAGCCGGAAGCCGAACTGGTTCATCCGGAAGCGATCGACGAGGATGATGGCGAGCTGAAGACCAAGCCAGTCAAGAAGACGAAGGCGAAGACCGTGCCGCAGCCTGAGCCTGAAGTCCGCGACGCTCCCAAGAAGGGCTCGACGGTTCCGAAGGTTCCGCGCAAGAAGTAA
- a CDS encoding Dabb family protein, which produces MIRHTVAFRLKHPAGSAEEKAFLGEALTLRQIPSVRNFEQLRQTSPKNDFTFGFSMEFDDQAGYDAYNVHPLHVAFVRDRWVPEVADFLEIDYAKL; this is translated from the coding sequence ATGATCCGCCACACTGTTGCGTTCCGTCTCAAGCACCCTGCCGGATCCGCTGAAGAGAAGGCTTTCCTGGGAGAGGCGCTGACGCTCAGGCAGATCCCGAGTGTCAGAAATTTCGAGCAACTGCGCCAGACAAGCCCGAAGAACGATTTCACCTTCGGCTTTTCGATGGAGTTCGACGATCAGGCTGGCTACGACGCCTATAACGTCCACCCGCTGCATGTGGCCTTTGTGCGCGATCGCTGGGTGCCCGAGGTCGCGGATTTCCTCGAGATCGACTACGCGAAGCTCTGA
- a CDS encoding HIT family protein: MTSAAYDDNNIFAKILRGEIPSHRVYEDDKTVVFMDVMPQAPGHVLVLPKAPSRNIFDADPASLSHTITVVQKVANAVKEAFDADGVFIAQFNEPAAGQTVFHLHFHVIPRHEGVALKPHSGKMEDGAVLAANAEKIKAELA, translated from the coding sequence ATGACCAGCGCCGCCTATGACGACAACAATATCTTCGCCAAGATCCTGCGCGGTGAAATCCCGTCACATCGCGTCTACGAGGACGACAAGACCGTTGTCTTCATGGATGTGATGCCGCAAGCGCCGGGCCATGTTCTGGTCCTGCCGAAGGCACCTTCCCGCAATATTTTTGATGCCGACCCCGCTTCCCTTTCCCATACGATCACCGTCGTCCAGAAAGTCGCCAATGCGGTCAAGGAAGCCTTCGACGCTGATGGTGTGTTCATCGCCCAGTTCAACGAGCCGGCGGCGGGCCAGACCGTTTTCCACCTGCATTTCCATGTCATCCCTCGGCACGAGGGCGTGGCGCTCAAGCCGCATTCCGGCAAGATGGAGGACGGCGCCGTGCTTGCCGCCAATGCAGAGAAGATCAAAGCGGAACTCGCGTAA
- a CDS encoding GNAT family N-acetyltransferase, protein MTDESSDELSIRIERSFTAISPERWSRLSGASRTCDTVAYTPFVSHAFLSSLEESGSATAQTGWLGHHMLLETDKGELVGALTGYLKNHSQGEYVFDHGWADAFERAGGSYYPKLQCSIPFTPATGPRLLVADGFARLPIQNAMAESLKEVVRRLDISSAHITFVPEDEMSVFDTDGYLHRTDKQFHFINEGYANHDEFLETLASRKRKALRRERRMAVENGITIDWLTGRDLTEKIWDQFFAFYMDTGGRKWGRPYLTRKFYSLIGERMADDILLVMAKRDGRYVAGAINFIGGDTLYGRHWGCIEDHPFLHFEVCYHQAIDFALEKGLKKVEAGAQGEHKLARGYLPVTTHSAHYIAHAGLRRAVSDYLEREREDVEYMNEMLAEHTPFRKGERLQED, encoded by the coding sequence ATGACAGACGAATCGTCAGACGAACTTTCCATTCGCATCGAGCGATCTTTCACCGCGATTTCCCCCGAGCGCTGGTCCAGGCTTTCGGGAGCATCGAGGACGTGCGACACCGTCGCCTATACCCCCTTCGTGTCGCATGCCTTTCTCTCGTCACTGGAAGAATCCGGCTCGGCCACCGCCCAGACGGGCTGGCTCGGCCACCACATGCTTCTGGAGACGGACAAGGGTGAGCTCGTCGGCGCCCTGACCGGCTATCTCAAGAACCACAGCCAGGGCGAATATGTCTTCGACCATGGCTGGGCCGACGCTTTTGAACGGGCCGGCGGCAGCTATTATCCGAAGCTGCAATGCTCGATCCCCTTCACGCCCGCGACCGGTCCGCGTCTGCTGGTGGCCGACGGATTTGCAAGACTGCCGATTCAGAATGCCATGGCGGAAAGCCTCAAGGAGGTGGTGCGCCGCCTCGATATTTCCTCGGCGCATATCACTTTCGTGCCCGAGGACGAGATGTCGGTCTTCGACACCGACGGCTATCTTCATCGCACTGACAAGCAGTTCCATTTCATCAATGAAGGCTATGCCAACCACGATGAATTCCTGGAAACGCTCGCCTCCCGCAAGCGCAAGGCACTCCGCAGGGAGCGTCGAATGGCGGTGGAGAACGGCATTACCATCGACTGGCTGACGGGACGGGATCTGACCGAAAAGATCTGGGACCAGTTCTTTGCCTTCTACATGGATACCGGCGGCCGCAAATGGGGGCGGCCCTATCTGACGCGCAAATTCTATTCGCTGATCGGCGAGCGGATGGCTGACGACATCCTGCTCGTCATGGCTAAACGCGATGGCCGCTATGTTGCAGGCGCTATCAACTTCATCGGCGGAGATACGCTCTACGGGCGGCACTGGGGCTGCATCGAGGACCATCCCTTCCTGCATTTCGAGGTCTGCTACCATCAGGCCATCGATTTCGCACTGGAAAAGGGCCTCAAGAAAGTGGAGGCAGGCGCGCAGGGCGAACATAAGCTTGCCCGCGGCTACCTGCCGGTGACAACGCATTCCGCCCATTATATCGCCCATGCGGGATTGCGGCGTGCGGTTTCCGACTATCTCGAGCGCGAGCGAGAGGATGTCGAATACATGAATGAGATGCTTGCCGAGCATACGCCCTTCCGCAAGGGCGAACGGCTGCAGGAGGATTGA
- a CDS encoding glycerophosphodiester phosphodiesterase, translating to MTNAAWIKELPVAHRGYHDLNNTVWENTLSAFSRAVEAGFAIECDLHYASDGVPIIFHDEDLERLCNLKGDVRERTSGELGLIAIGGTKDKVPTLKQLLNLVQGKVPLVLELKGREADDEGFAESVLEVLEGYEGKVALMSFDHWLLKDLKELGAPYPVGLTANGNTAEEYATHEKAMELGLDFISYYYADLPNSFISRQRDKGIPVITWTVRDEDARKRTFDNADQMTFEGFDPRAAV from the coding sequence ATGACGAATGCCGCCTGGATCAAAGAGCTGCCGGTTGCGCACCGTGGCTATCACGACCTCAACAATACCGTCTGGGAAAACACGCTCTCGGCTTTTTCACGAGCCGTCGAAGCAGGCTTTGCCATCGAATGCGATCTGCATTACGCGTCGGATGGCGTGCCAATCATCTTTCATGACGAAGATCTGGAACGTCTCTGCAACCTGAAGGGCGACGTGCGTGAGCGGACCTCCGGGGAGCTCGGGCTGATCGCCATCGGTGGCACGAAGGACAAGGTGCCGACACTGAAGCAGCTTCTCAACCTCGTGCAGGGCAAGGTGCCGCTGGTTCTGGAACTCAAGGGCCGCGAGGCCGATGACGAAGGCTTTGCCGAAAGCGTTCTCGAAGTCCTCGAGGGCTATGAAGGCAAGGTCGCGCTGATGAGCTTCGACCATTGGCTGCTGAAGGACCTGAAGGAGCTCGGCGCCCCCTACCCGGTCGGGCTGACGGCCAACGGCAACACGGCGGAAGAATATGCCACGCATGAGAAGGCGATGGAGCTCGGTCTCGATTTCATCTCCTATTATTATGCGGACCTGCCGAACTCTTTCATCTCGCGCCAGCGCGACAAGGGCATTCCTGTCATAACCTGGACAGTCCGTGACGAAGATGCCCGCAAGCGCACCTTCGACAATGCCGACCAAATGACTTTCGAGGGCTTCGATCCGCGCGCGGCGGTTTGA
- a CDS encoding RidA family protein, which translates to MSDQIATRLSEMGITLPEAAAPAANYVPYVISGNLLTISGQLPLEGGKVAVSGHLGKNVDVATGQRAAELCAINILAQAKAALGGDLGRIRRVIKLNGFVASTPDFIEQHLVINGASNLIANILGEAGKHARAAVGMAALPLGAAVEIDAIMEIA; encoded by the coding sequence ATGTCCGATCAAATCGCAACGCGTCTCTCGGAAATGGGGATAACCCTGCCCGAAGCTGCCGCACCCGCCGCCAATTATGTCCCCTATGTCATCAGCGGCAATCTGCTCACCATCTCCGGCCAGCTGCCGCTTGAAGGCGGCAAGGTCGCCGTGTCGGGCCATCTCGGCAAGAATGTCGATGTCGCCACCGGCCAGCGCGCGGCAGAGCTTTGCGCCATCAATATTCTCGCTCAGGCAAAGGCGGCCCTCGGCGGCGATCTCGGCCGCATCCGCCGCGTCATCAAGCTCAACGGCTTCGTTGCCTCGACGCCTGATTTCATCGAACAGCACCTTGTCATCAACGGCGCTTCGAACCTGATTGCCAACATACTCGGCGAAGCCGGCAAACATGCCCGCGCTGCCGTCGGCATGGCAGCCCTGCCCCTTGGTGCTGCAGTCGAAATCGATGCTATCATGGAAATCGCATAA
- a CDS encoding cell envelope integrity EipB family protein, protein MFRSSLAALLLASVSANVSAAAPATSAAIATGLVAHRAVYDLELKDASERSGIASMYGRMVYEFDGNYCEGFTTNFRFVTQIDTGDNVRVSDQQTKTFESLKDGKFTFDTKSFTDDQLDKEVNGAAEDKPEGVKVDLKQPASRELQLAESRFPTEHMLDVIQNAKDGKRFFEARVFDGSDDGDKSLVTTTIVGKQETPAADEADADNAGEFAKSSFWPVTISYFNENAKSDTLPVYRMSFKLYENGITRDLTMDYGDFVLTGKLAKLELLDKKAAPACQ, encoded by the coding sequence ATGTTCCGATCGTCACTTGCCGCTCTTCTTCTCGCGAGCGTCTCCGCCAATGTTTCGGCGGCCGCGCCGGCGACGAGCGCTGCGATCGCGACCGGGCTTGTCGCTCACCGCGCCGTCTACGACCTGGAACTGAAGGATGCTTCGGAACGCTCGGGCATCGCTTCCATGTATGGCCGCATGGTCTATGAGTTCGACGGCAATTACTGCGAAGGCTTCACCACCAACTTCCGCTTCGTCACCCAGATCGACACCGGCGACAACGTGCGCGTCAGCGATCAGCAGACCAAAACCTTTGAAAGCCTGAAGGACGGCAAATTCACTTTCGACACCAAGTCATTCACCGATGATCAGCTCGACAAGGAAGTCAACGGTGCGGCCGAAGACAAGCCGGAGGGTGTGAAGGTCGATCTCAAGCAGCCGGCAAGCCGTGAACTGCAGCTCGCGGAAAGCCGTTTTCCGACCGAGCACATGCTCGACGTCATCCAGAACGCCAAGGACGGCAAGCGTTTCTTCGAGGCGCGCGTTTTCGACGGCTCTGACGACGGCGACAAATCCCTGGTAACGACGACGATCGTGGGCAAGCAGGAAACTCCGGCTGCGGACGAGGCCGATGCCGACAATGCCGGCGAGTTTGCGAAGTCTTCGTTCTGGCCGGTGACGATCTCCTATTTTAACGAGAATGCCAAATCCGACACGCTGCCGGTCTACCGCATGTCGTTCAAGCTCTACGAGAACGGCATCACCCGGGATCTGACGATGGATTATGGAGACTTCGTCCTGACCGGCAAGCTCGCCAAGCTCGAGCTGCTCGACAAGAAGGCTGCGCCTGCCTGCCAGTAA
- a CDS encoding toxic anion resistance protein, producing MADTDLATVQNAPLPAIAADPKEVARITDTIRIADRAGISVYGDRAQQAVSDYADRILREVRNKDLGEVGKLLTDIILKSKSLDPASIKDRGFLSRMFLSAKARLEHFKEEFEDVAGQIDRIGLELDRHKDTLRRDIALLDDLHEETKQSIVKLDAYVQAGKNFAEQFRLIELPKLKSAADAASSSPGGGMLEAQTYQDSVQALDRLEKRIFYLQQARQLGIQQLPQIRIVQAGDETLIENLQATSALTVPAWKQKMVILLGLTRQKSALDLQKTVTDATNDMIRQASEMMKDQAIAIEQQSQRGIVDMETLAKANQDLIDTVTGVLRVQEEGRKKRAQAEQQMEQLTIDLKKAMTQA from the coding sequence ATGGCCGATACCGATCTCGCGACTGTCCAGAATGCTCCCCTGCCGGCGATCGCCGCCGATCCTAAGGAAGTCGCCCGGATTACGGACACTATCCGCATTGCAGACCGTGCCGGCATCTCCGTTTACGGCGACCGCGCGCAGCAAGCCGTCAGTGACTATGCCGACAGGATCCTGCGCGAGGTGCGCAATAAGGATCTTGGCGAGGTCGGAAAGCTTTTGACCGACATCATCCTGAAATCGAAGAGCCTTGATCCCGCTTCTATCAAGGACAGGGGTTTCCTGAGCCGCATGTTCCTCTCCGCCAAAGCGCGTCTCGAGCACTTCAAGGAGGAGTTCGAGGATGTCGCCGGCCAGATAGACCGCATCGGCCTGGAGCTCGACCGCCACAAGGATACGCTGCGTCGCGACATCGCCCTGCTCGACGACCTGCATGAAGAGACGAAGCAGTCGATCGTGAAGCTCGATGCCTATGTCCAGGCAGGCAAGAATTTCGCCGAGCAGTTTCGTTTGATCGAGCTGCCGAAGTTGAAGAGCGCGGCCGATGCCGCATCCTCCAGCCCCGGCGGCGGCATGCTGGAAGCCCAGACCTATCAGGACAGTGTCCAGGCGCTCGACCGGCTTGAAAAGCGCATTTTCTATCTGCAGCAGGCGCGCCAGCTCGGCATTCAGCAGCTTCCGCAGATCCGCATCGTCCAGGCCGGCGACGAGACGCTGATCGAGAACCTGCAGGCGACCTCGGCGCTGACGGTTCCCGCCTGGAAGCAGAAGATGGTGATCCTTCTGGGGCTCACACGGCAGAAATCGGCCCTGGACCTGCAGAAGACGGTGACCGACGCCACCAATGACATGATCCGCCAGGCCTCCGAAATGATGAAGGATCAGGCGATCGCCATCGAGCAGCAGTCGCAGCGCGGCATTGTCGATATGGAAACACTTGCCAAGGCCAATCAGGATCTGATCGATACCGTCACCGGCGTGCTGCGCGTGCAGGAAGAGGGGCGCAAGAAGCGTGCACAGGCCGAGCAGCAGATGGAACAGCTGACAATCGACCTCAAGAAGGCGATGACCCAGGCGTGA
- a CDS encoding VWA domain-containing protein: MSGKIIIRSLVSALTLSGLVALAGCDAFTSGPNFSIVSGSENTILQPIVEEFCKEKHATCSFKYEGTLDIGLALQSDQGVEQDAVWPASSVWVDMFDAKRRVKDLTSVAQTPVILGVRKSKAEQLGWVGKDVFMKDILTAVNSGSLKFLMTSATQSNSGASAYLAMLSSALGNKPVIEPGDLDNKTVQDTVRSLLAGVARSSGSSGWLADLYTDSAGKGTVYDAMWNYEAVIKETNDKLSGIGKEPLYAIYPADGVAMADSPIGFVDHGRGPEVQAFFKDLLTYLRSPDVQKKIAETGRRLPLGSVTAEAEPSWNFDPAKLVTAIRMPEPAVIRQALTLYQAALRKPSLTVLCLDFSGSMQGDGENSLQQAMRFLFTPEEASKVLVQWSPADRIFIIPFDANVRDIFSASGDMMEQQGLLNAVSGQHAGGGTNMYACAERALQQMTKTGDLGNYLPAIIIMTDGRSDDQSAAFMSDWNAMEPRVPIFGITFGDADKTQLDSLAAATAARVFDGRSDLATAFRTARGYN; this comes from the coding sequence GTGAGCGGCAAAATCATTATCCGATCACTCGTGTCCGCGCTCACCCTGTCCGGCCTGGTGGCACTTGCAGGATGCGATGCTTTCACCAGCGGCCCGAATTTTTCCATCGTTTCCGGCTCGGAAAATACCATCCTGCAGCCGATCGTCGAGGAATTCTGCAAGGAGAAACACGCGACCTGCTCCTTCAAATATGAGGGCACCCTCGATATCGGCCTTGCGCTGCAAAGCGATCAAGGCGTGGAACAGGATGCCGTGTGGCCGGCCTCCAGCGTCTGGGTCGACATGTTCGATGCCAAACGCAGGGTCAAGGACCTGACATCGGTGGCGCAGACACCCGTCATCCTCGGCGTGCGCAAGTCGAAGGCCGAGCAGCTCGGTTGGGTCGGCAAGGATGTCTTCATGAAGGATATCCTGACAGCGGTGAACAGCGGATCGCTGAAATTCCTGATGACATCGGCCACCCAGTCGAATTCCGGTGCCAGCGCCTATCTCGCCATGCTTTCAAGCGCGCTCGGCAACAAGCCTGTCATCGAGCCGGGCGATCTCGACAACAAGACTGTGCAGGACACCGTTCGAAGCCTGCTTGCCGGCGTCGCGCGCTCCTCCGGCTCGTCGGGCTGGCTTGCCGACCTCTATACGGACTCGGCCGGCAAGGGCACGGTCTATGATGCGATGTGGAATTATGAGGCTGTCATAAAGGAAACCAACGACAAGCTGTCAGGCATCGGCAAGGAGCCGCTCTATGCCATTTATCCCGCCGATGGCGTGGCGATGGCGGATTCGCCGATCGGCTTTGTGGATCATGGCCGGGGTCCCGAGGTCCAGGCCTTTTTCAAGGATCTGCTCACCTATCTACGTTCGCCCGATGTGCAGAAGAAGATTGCCGAAACCGGCCGCCGCCTGCCGCTCGGCAGCGTCACCGCCGAAGCTGAGCCGAGCTGGAATTTCGATCCTGCCAAACTGGTGACCGCGATCCGCATGCCGGAGCCGGCCGTGATCCGCCAGGCGCTCACGCTCTATCAGGCGGCGCTGCGCAAACCGTCATTGACGGTACTCTGCCTCGATTTCTCCGGCTCGATGCAGGGAGATGGCGAGAACAGTCTGCAGCAGGCGATGCGCTTCTTGTTCACGCCCGAGGAGGCAAGCAAGGTTCTGGTGCAATGGTCGCCGGCCGACCGCATCTTCATCATTCCGTTCGATGCCAATGTCCGCGATATCTTCTCGGCCTCGGGCGACATGATGGAACAACAGGGGCTTCTCAACGCCGTTTCCGGACAGCATGCAGGGGGCGGCACCAATATGTATGCCTGTGCCGAACGCGCGCTCCAACAGATGACGAAGACCGGGGACCTCGGCAATTATCTGCCGGCGATCATCATCATGACTGACGGCAGATCGGATGACCAGAGTGCAGCCTTCATGAGCGACTGGAACGCGATGGAACCACGCGTGCCGATCTTCGGGATCACCTTCGGCGATGCGGACAAGACCCAGCTCGACAGTCTGGCGGCAGCGACCGCGGCACGTGTCTTCGATGGCCGGTCGGACCTTGCGACGGCATTCCGCACCGCCCGCGGCTACAACTAG
- a CDS encoding 5-bromo-4-chloroindolyl phosphate hydrolysis family protein, protein MRNWLGNDGNWIMAGLVTAILVPVLTFAAGMPFWIAAVIGLLVFAGLVFLLAPRRLFEGLDIKVIGRGRLAFARELLEAAVPSAQRLEAAADDITDKPTAARVRHLAEIAADVFRTVEAKPESANAVRRFLSYYLPRAAEVAEGFAAIEAKRAPDIKQLEDVRAVLVKLEDAFVHYADSLVDDALGTLDTDLRLIQASLKEDLGR, encoded by the coding sequence ATGCGCAACTGGCTCGGCAATGACGGCAACTGGATCATGGCGGGATTGGTGACCGCCATTCTCGTCCCCGTCCTGACGTTTGCCGCCGGCATGCCGTTCTGGATTGCCGCCGTCATCGGCCTTCTGGTTTTTGCCGGCCTCGTTTTCCTTCTGGCGCCGCGCAGGCTTTTCGAAGGTCTCGATATCAAGGTGATCGGCCGCGGTCGTCTCGCCTTCGCAAGGGAATTGCTGGAAGCGGCGGTGCCGTCTGCACAACGGCTGGAGGCGGCAGCCGACGATATTACCGATAAGCCGACCGCAGCGCGCGTGCGTCACCTGGCTGAAATAGCCGCCGATGTCTTCCGCACGGTGGAGGCAAAGCCGGAAAGTGCCAATGCCGTGCGGCGGTTCCTCAGCTACTATCTACCGCGTGCGGCCGAGGTTGCAGAGGGCTTTGCGGCAATCGAGGCGAAACGCGCGCCTGACATCAAGCAGTTGGAGGACGTCCGCGCTGTACTGGTAAAGCTGGAGGATGCCTTCGTTCACTATGCCGACAGCCTTGTTGATGATGCGCTTGGCACGCTCGACACCGACCTGCGCCTCATTCAGGCATCGCTCAAAGAGGATCTCGGACGCTGA